The proteins below are encoded in one region of Flavobacterium nackdongense:
- a CDS encoding aspartate kinase produces the protein MKTVSSIVENYIKTKPFLLNALSLGIINLTSLSRNIMVELEPEFGKEVKQGAVVMALKRLTEELDFRLNHKINKVIKNIGEITVRSSLTDYTFAASETVLNKQADLITDINTFNDIFYTSSRGVNETNIVVSNSVNHLVDKHFANEKLIQKLENLASITVKLPKENIVVPGIYYFIFQRLAWEGIIINEVISTSNEFTILVSEDEVDVAFKVIKDLKN, from the coding sequence ATGAAAACCGTTTCCTCTATCGTAGAAAATTACATCAAAACCAAACCCTTTTTATTGAATGCTTTGTCTCTTGGCATCATCAATTTGACCTCTTTGTCTAGAAACATCATGGTAGAATTAGAGCCTGAATTTGGTAAGGAAGTCAAACAAGGCGCAGTGGTTATGGCGCTAAAAAGACTCACCGAAGAGTTGGATTTCAGACTGAATCACAAAATCAATAAAGTAATCAAAAACATTGGCGAAATCACGGTTCGCTCGTCGTTGACCGATTATACTTTTGCTGCTTCGGAAACTGTTTTGAACAAACAAGCCGATTTAATTACAGATATCAACACTTTTAATGATATATTTTACACTTCCTCCCGTGGGGTAAATGAAACCAATATTGTGGTGAGCAACAGCGTAAATCATTTGGTTGACAAACATTTTGCCAACGAAAAATTGATTCAAAAACTAGAAAACCTAGCTTCGATTACGGTGAAATTACCCAAAGAAAACATTGTGGTTCCAGGAATTTATTATTTCATTTTCCAACGTTTGGCTTGGGAAGGAATCATCATCAACGAAGTAATTTCAACTTCCAACGAATTTACCATTTTGGTAAGCGAAGACGAAGTAGATGTGGCGTTTAAAGTAATTAAGGATTTGAAGAATTAG
- a CDS encoding S66 peptidase family protein, translating into MKIPPHLQKGDTIAILATARKNIDDNLKPAIDLMRSWGLEVVIGKTIGLDNNQLAGTDAERAADFQHQLDNPNIKAIWCVKGGYGTVRIIDLIDFTKFKQHPKWIFGFSDVTILHSYINQMKIATIHGAMPITVAKATPETIESLRKALFGESLKYEIPFDAANKLGNAKGEIVGGNLSILYSLMGSNAQIDCKGKILFIEDIDEYLYHIDRMMMSLKRCGCFEGLNGLIVGGMTKMRDNEIPWGKNANQIIEDVTKGYSFPILYNFPAGHFRDNRALIFGKQVSLELNEKNSKLTFE; encoded by the coding sequence ATGAAGATTCCACCTCATTTACAAAAAGGCGATACCATCGCCATTTTGGCAACAGCCCGAAAAAATATCGATGATAATCTGAAACCGGCTATAGATTTAATGCGCAGTTGGGGATTGGAAGTCGTTATTGGAAAAACTATCGGCTTAGACAACAACCAATTGGCGGGAACTGATGCAGAACGAGCCGCCGATTTTCAACATCAATTGGACAATCCCAATATCAAAGCGATTTGGTGTGTTAAAGGAGGTTATGGAACCGTTCGAATCATCGATTTAATAGATTTTACAAAATTCAAACAACATCCAAAATGGATTTTTGGTTTTAGCGATGTGACAATTCTTCACAGTTATATCAACCAAATGAAGATTGCTACAATTCACGGCGCAATGCCCATAACCGTTGCCAAAGCTACTCCCGAAACCATCGAAAGTTTGCGAAAAGCGCTTTTTGGTGAAAGCCTGAAATATGAAATTCCTTTTGATGCAGCCAACAAATTAGGGAATGCCAAAGGAGAAATCGTAGGCGGAAATTTGTCTATTTTATATAGTTTGATGGGTTCGAATGCCCAAATCGATTGCAAAGGAAAAATCCTTTTTATCGAAGATATTGACGAATATTTGTATCATATAGACCGAATGATGATGAGTCTGAAACGCTGCGGTTGCTTTGAGGGTCTGAACGGTTTGATTGTGGGCGGAATGACCAAAATGCGAGACAACGAAATCCCTTGGGGAAAAAATGCCAACCAAATTATCGAAGATGTGACCAAAGGCTATTCTTTTCCGATTTTGTATAATTTTCCGGCAGGCCATTTTCGCGATAACCGAGCCTTGATTTTTGGCAAACAAGTTTCATTAGAATTGAATGAGAAAAATTCAAAACTAACTTTCGAATAA
- the mfd gene encoding transcription-repair coupling factor: protein MNNKNLYSVYDNSTKVKQIVSSLQEDNQKIQLNGLIGSSLSFVVQSLFKKAETRGIAKQSAAKPFLIILNDKEEAAYYLNDLEQMIGEEDVLFYPGSYRRPYQIEDTDNANVLLRAEVLNRINSRKKPAIIVTYPEALFEKVVTRKELDKNTLKVAVGDQISIDFINEVLFEYEFKRVDFITEPGEFSVRGGIVDVFSFSNDNPYRIEFFGNEVDSIRSFDVETQLSIEKQKKITIIPNVENKFFQEHRESFLEYINNQTVLFIQDTDLLFSKLDKLFAKATEIFENLNATVNHVAPSQLFLNQTEFIKKSLDFSVVELSSKPIYKTKKVFDFHIKPQPSFNKQFDLLLNNLNDNHFNGYKNYLFCSNDAQAKRFHDIFESLDEENSENIRKQYNTIVLPIYQGFIDDENQIAFYTDHQIFERYHKFSIKSSVSKKQNITLKELTTLSVGDYVTHIDHGIGKFGGLQKIQVEGKTQEAIKLVYADNDIVYVSIHSLYKIAKYNGKDGTPPKIYKVGSNAWKILKQKTKARVKHIAFNLIQLYAKRKLEKGFRFAPDSYLQNELESSFIYEDTPDQVKSTAEVKADMESDRPMDRLVCGDVGFGKTEVAIRAAFKAVDNSKQVAVLVPTTILAYQHYRTFTERLKDMPVSVGYLNRFRSAKQKAETLQQLAEGKLDIVIGTHQLVNKNVVFKDLGLLIVDEEQKFGVNVKDKLKTIAANVDTLTLTATPIPRTLQFSLMAARDLSVITTPPPNRYPIETNVVGFSEETIRDAISYEIQRNGQVFFINNRIENIKEVAGMIQRLVPDARVGIGHGQMDGKKLEELMLAFMNGEFDVLVATTIIESGLDVPNANTIFINNANNFGLSDLHQMRGRVGRSNKKAFCYFICPPYSAMTDDARKRIQALEQFSELGSGFNIAMKDLEIRGAGDLLGGEQSGFINEIGFDTYQKIMNEAIDELKENEFKDLYENEDSGLEKEYVKDLQIDTDFELLFSDEYINNVTERLSLYNELGNVKNEEELVVFQNKLIDRFGPMPPRALALMNSIRIKWVATKVGIEKLVLKKGKMIGYFVSDQQSDFYTSKRFHQVIQFVQKNSNICVMKEKQTPAGLRLLLTFDNVKTTRRALELMEMLGK, encoded by the coding sequence TTGAATAATAAAAATCTATATTCGGTTTATGACAATTCGACTAAGGTCAAACAAATTGTCAGCAGTTTGCAAGAAGACAATCAAAAAATTCAATTGAATGGATTGATAGGTTCGTCGCTTTCGTTTGTAGTACAATCGCTTTTCAAAAAAGCGGAGACCCGAGGCATAGCCAAACAGAGCGCAGCTAAACCGTTTTTGATTATCTTAAACGACAAGGAAGAAGCGGCTTATTATTTGAATGATTTAGAACAAATGATTGGCGAAGAAGACGTGCTGTTTTATCCCGGTTCGTATCGCCGTCCCTACCAAATTGAGGATACCGATAATGCCAATGTACTGCTTCGTGCCGAAGTATTAAATCGCATCAATTCTCGAAAAAAACCAGCCATTATTGTCACTTATCCCGAAGCGCTTTTCGAAAAAGTAGTGACTCGAAAGGAGTTAGACAAGAACACTTTGAAAGTAGCGGTTGGCGACCAAATTTCGATAGATTTCATCAACGAAGTCTTGTTTGAATACGAGTTCAAAAGAGTCGATTTCATCACAGAGCCCGGCGAATTTTCGGTTCGTGGCGGAATTGTCGATGTGTTTTCTTTTTCGAATGATAATCCGTATCGCATCGAGTTTTTTGGCAATGAAGTCGATAGCATTCGAAGCTTCGATGTAGAAACACAATTGTCTATCGAAAAGCAGAAAAAAATCACGATTATTCCCAATGTCGAGAACAAATTCTTTCAGGAGCATCGCGAAAGTTTCTTGGAATACATCAATAATCAAACGGTTTTGTTTATTCAAGACACCGATTTGCTTTTCTCAAAACTGGACAAACTTTTTGCGAAAGCGACCGAGATTTTCGAAAACCTGAATGCAACCGTAAACCACGTTGCACCAAGTCAATTGTTCCTGAACCAGACCGAATTCATCAAGAAAAGTTTGGATTTTTCGGTTGTCGAATTGAGTTCAAAACCCATTTACAAAACGAAAAAAGTTTTCGATTTTCACATCAAACCACAACCGTCATTCAATAAACAATTCGACTTGTTGTTGAATAATTTGAATGACAACCATTTCAACGGCTACAAAAATTATTTATTTTGTTCCAATGATGCCCAAGCCAAAAGGTTTCACGATATTTTCGAATCTTTAGACGAAGAAAACTCCGAGAACATCCGCAAGCAATACAATACGATTGTTTTGCCTATTTATCAGGGATTTATCGACGACGAAAATCAAATTGCCTTTTATACCGATCACCAAATTTTTGAACGGTATCATAAATTTAGCATCAAAAGTTCGGTTTCGAAGAAGCAAAATATCACGCTAAAAGAGCTCACGACGCTGTCCGTTGGTGATTATGTAACCCATATCGATCACGGAATTGGAAAATTTGGCGGTTTGCAGAAAATACAAGTCGAAGGCAAAACCCAAGAAGCCATCAAGCTCGTTTATGCCGATAATGATATTGTGTATGTGAGCATCCATTCACTTTACAAGATTGCAAAATACAACGGAAAAGACGGAACGCCGCCCAAAATTTATAAAGTAGGTTCGAATGCTTGGAAGATTCTGAAGCAAAAAACCAAGGCAAGAGTCAAACATATTGCGTTCAACTTGATTCAGTTGTACGCCAAACGAAAATTGGAAAAAGGATTCCGTTTTGCGCCTGATAGCTATTTGCAAAATGAATTGGAAAGTTCCTTCATCTACGAAGACACGCCCGATCAAGTAAAATCGACGGCTGAAGTCAAGGCTGATATGGAAAGCGACCGACCAATGGATCGCCTAGTTTGTGGCGATGTTGGTTTTGGGAAAACGGAAGTTGCGATTCGTGCCGCGTTCAAAGCGGTGGACAATTCGAAACAAGTTGCCGTTTTGGTTCCAACCACGATTTTGGCGTACCAACATTATAGAACTTTTACCGAAAGGTTGAAAGATATGCCCGTTTCTGTGGGTTATCTGAACCGTTTTAGATCTGCCAAACAAAAAGCGGAAACGCTACAACAATTAGCCGAAGGAAAGCTTGACATTGTTATTGGCACACATCAATTGGTCAACAAAAATGTGGTTTTCAAAGATTTGGGATTGTTGATTGTAGACGAGGAACAAAAATTTGGGGTCAACGTCAAAGACAAACTCAAAACCATCGCTGCCAATGTCGATACGCTGACCTTAACCGCGACACCCATCCCGAGAACCTTGCAGTTTTCGTTGATGGCGGCGCGCGATTTATCCGTAATTACAACACCTCCGCCCAATCGTTATCCTATTGAAACGAACGTGGTTGGTTTTAGCGAAGAAACGATTCGGGATGCGATTTCGTATGAAATTCAACGTAACGGACAGGTTTTCTTTATCAATAACCGAATTGAAAACATCAAGGAAGTAGCGGGAATGATTCAACGCTTGGTTCCTGATGCGCGAGTGGGCATTGGTCACGGCCAAATGGATGGTAAAAAACTCGAGGAATTGATGTTGGCTTTTATGAACGGTGAATTCGATGTTTTGGTAGCAACCACCATTATCGAAAGTGGATTAGACGTCCCCAATGCGAATACCATTTTCATCAATAATGCGAATAATTTTGGACTATCCGATTTGCATCAAATGCGGGGTCGTGTGGGTCGAAGCAATAAGAAAGCTTTTTGTTATTTTATCTGTCCACCCTATTCAGCGATGACGGATGATGCTCGAAAACGAATTCAGGCATTGGAGCAATTTTCGGAATTGGGAAGCGGTTTCAATATTGCAATGAAAGATTTGGAAATTCGTGGAGCAGGAGATTTATTGGGAGGCGAACAATCAGGTTTCATCAACGAAATAGGTTTTGATACTTACCAGAAAATTATGAACGAAGCCATCGATGAATTGAAGGAAAACGAATTTAAGGATTTGTATGAAAACGAAGACAGCGGACTAGAAAAAGAATATGTGAAAGACCTGCAAATCGACACCGATTTTGAGTTGTTGTTTTCAGACGAATACATCAATAATGTGACAGAGCGTTTGAGTTTGTACAACGAATTGGGCAATGTTAAAAACGAAGAAGAATTGGTCGTTTTTCAAAATAAACTAATTGACCGTTTTGGACCGATGCCGCCAAGAGCCCTGGCTTTGATGAATAGTATTCGCATCAAATGGGTGGCTACGAAAGTTGGAATCGAGAAATTAGTGCTAAAAAAAGGCAAGATGATTGGTTATTTTGTGTCCGACCAACAATCGGATTTTTATACCTCGAAACGCTTTCATCAAGTGATTCAGTTTGTGCAAAAAAACAGCAACATTTGCGTAATGAAAGAGAAACAAACCCCAGCAGGATTACGCCTTTTATTGACTTTTGATAATGTGAAAACCACAAGAAGGGCTTTGGAATTGATGGAGATGTTGGGGAAGTAA
- a CDS encoding YraN family protein, whose translation MAQHNDLGKLGEEMAVEFLQKNGYEILATNWTFQKAEIDIIAQKEKTLAIVEVKTRSTLDFGLPQDFVKPKKIQLLVKAVNEYVISNDLDVEVRFDIIAVHKEGESFVIEHLIDAFYHF comes from the coding sequence ATGGCTCAGCACAACGATTTAGGAAAACTTGGAGAAGAAATGGCGGTTGAATTTCTTCAAAAAAACGGCTATGAAATCCTAGCAACGAACTGGACTTTCCAGAAAGCCGAGATAGATATTATTGCTCAAAAAGAAAAAACGCTTGCTATTGTTGAGGTTAAAACGCGTTCTACTTTAGATTTTGGTCTGCCTCAAGACTTTGTAAAACCAAAAAAAATTCAACTTTTGGTCAAAGCAGTAAACGAATATGTTATTTCGAATGATTTAGATGTCGAAGTCCGTTTTGACATCATTGCGGTGCACAAAGAAGGCGAATCTTTTGTAATTGAACATCTTATTGATGCTTTTTATCATTTTTAA